atccctacacagtcacatacgagagtgagatctgatagatatgataagataatatttttggtatttttgtgataaagatgcaatgtaaaataaaagcaaagtaaaaggaaaaggaaataactaagtgttggaagattaatatgatgaagatagacccgggggccataggtttcactagtggcttctctcaagagcataagtattttacggtgggtgaacaaattactgttgagcaattgacagaattgagcatagttatgagaatatctaggtatgatcatgtatataggcatcacgtccgagacaagtagaccgactcctgcctgcatctactactattactccactcatcgaccgctatcgagcatgcatctagagtattaagttcatgaaaacagagtaacaccataagcaagatgacatgatgtagagggataaattcatgcaatatgataaaaaaaacccatcttgtatcctcgatggcaataatacaatacgtgccttgctgcccctactgtcactgggaaaggacaccgcaagattgaacccaaagctaagcacttctcccattgcaagaaagatcaatctagtaggccaaaccaaactgataattcgaagagacttgcaaagataaccaatcatacataaaagaattcagagaagattcaaatattgttcatagataatcttgatcataaacccacaattcatcggtctcaacaaacacaccgcaaaaagaagattacatcgaatagatctccacgagagagggggagaacagtgtattgagatctaaaaagagagaagaagccatctagctacaaactatggacccgaaggtctgaggtaaactactcactcttcatcggaggggctatggtgatgatgtagaagctctccgtgatcgatgccccctccggcggagctccggaacaggccccaagatgggatctcgtgggtacagaaggttgcggcggtggaattaggtttttggctccgtatctgatcgtttgggggtacgtaggtatatataggaggaaggagtacgtcggtggagcaacagggggcccacgagggtggagggcgcgcccccctacctcgttccttcctggttgatgtcttgacgtagggtccaagtcctctggatcacgttcgttccgaaaatcacgttcccgaaggtttcattccgtttggactccgtttgatattctttttctgcgaaactctgaaataggcaaaaaacaacaattctgggctgggcctccggttaataggttagtcccaaaaataatataaaagtgtataataaagcccgataatgtccaaaacagaatataatatagcatggaacaataaaaaattatagatacgttggagacgtatcaatgacgAGGGCGCAGCTCCGCGCGCGACGCCCGAGCGGTGTCTCCTCCGGCTCGGGCTTGACAGGCCGGATGGCCGGCGAGCCGGAGCCCGACGACGAGGACGACCCTGGCTCCATTCGCCACGGTATCCAGGAACTACCGCGGCGGCGAGAGAAGGAGGGGCGCGATGGGTACCCCAGCCGCAACACATTGCCGGTCTCGATGTGGTCGAGGATGGCGTCGAGTGTGCGGCCGGGGACGCCCCACCACTCGCGCCGTCCTTCGGAGTTGTGGCGGCCGCAGGGAACGACGCCGTTGACGGAGGCGATCTGCTCCTCGCGGCCGCGCTCGAAGTACATCATCCACAGCGTTTCGCTGTCGGGCGCGTACCTCAGCTCGTTCCGCTGCTCCTCCGTCAGCGTCGAGCGGATGCGAGCGATCTCCGCCCGCCGTGCGGCTCCTTCGGGGACGGGCGGCACCGGGACGCCGCCGGCGCTCAGCCTCCACGCCCCCGGGACGCGCATGTCGGGCGGCGCCGGGTACTCGGCCTCGTACAGAAGGCGCGCCTCCGGCTCCTGCAGGTGTCGGTGGCCGAAGCCGTTCGCCGCTGCGCCGTCGCCTGGGTATCTCTCGGCCATTTCGCTCGACGGCGGTGGAGGGCAGTGGGGGGGAGCTCCTCGGCGGGAAGAAGGCTTTTCgcgggagggagagggggagggtGTGGAGCTCACCGGCGGGGAGGGGCGCCTTTTATAGCCGAAGTGGGGGTGATGGTGGGCGGCATGCGAGCGGACGCTCGTCGGCGGCGtcttcactgcgccgcccgtgaggcatcaatggaggctGACCGGCGCGGCAGCGCGACAGCCTTCGCATTGATTCCTGCGGGAACCGATGCGATGAGGTCGACGAAGCAGCCGTCTCActgactcggcgggcccgcgGCTGCTTCGCGCCAAAACGTTCGCCCCGGCGCgtcgggttcggcctgggtccgccggcgctgTTTTCGGCCCAAGCCGGCGAAAATCGGACTCCTGGGGGCGCGGCTGGGCcgttttttcggcgccggcgaAAAAAAAAACGCCTGAGGAGGCCTTtctgggggcgcggctggagatgctcttagggaCCGCAAGCATTGAgcattttttgctttttttttcaTAGTTTTGCTTTAAGTTTACCTTTGCTTATAATTCTAAATATATCTATTATGAAAATCAATTTACATACATAATTGAAAAATGTTAGTCGTGCATTTAAAAATGTTAACATGTATAGAAAAATATTTctaatgtatacaaaaaatgtacaatgtccgtggaaaaaagtagacatcaaaacatatataTGAGAAAAATGTTAATCCTGTATTTAAAAAAATTAGGTCTGCATAAAAATATATTTCAGGTGAATACAAAAGGTACAATGTGTATACATAAAAGTAGACATCAAAACATACATATGAGTGTGTTGCCTGTTATAAGTTTTTGTGGTGGCTACTTTAGGTTATGGCCAAGAGTAGTGAATCATCCTTGATGTGAAATTTTTCCTTGGCTTTTCTAATAAAAATTTCGGGAGGGTGGCCCTTTGattaaaaaatataaatataaaaaaaatacTGCGCGTGTGATTTCCATAAAGGTGGAGGCTTTTTTTTGTAAAAACGCGTGTGATTTCCATAAAGGTGGAGGTTTTTTTTGTAAAAACGCCGGGCCGAGCGGGTGTGCCACGATGCGGCCACCGTGGCGCCATTTGTCAACTTGTGATTGGCTTTGGACTAAATCTTCACATACATTGCAAGTTTAGGGATGCGGTGATCACCTTTTGCAAGTTTGTGGACTAAACCATCACATCTATTGCAAGTTTGTGGGTCTATAGTGCTCTTTTTTTGCGGGGTGGGTCTATAGTGCTCTTGCCTCAAAAGATATCATCAAATGGTATCCATCCTGTCTCGTTGCTTTTGTGTGTGTGGGTATGAAAGGCCGGACTAAAGCCGGTGTAAACACTCTGGAGCCAAAGCCCATATGTTTTGGGCTCGTATAACCCAACCGGCGACAAGAAAGGTCATAGTGTGTACTTTATGTGATGCTGAAAAAAAAGTGTGTACTTTATGTTCCTGCTTTATGTTTAAAAATCTGCAGTAGCATTAGCTGTTCTTCAGGTTCCCCTCAAAAGCCTCCTCAAAAACACATAAAAAGGATTCCGGGAAAAACTTTTGTTTGCCAGTATGACTACACGAAAGAATCCAACGGCACGAGCTGTTTCCCGGAAGGGTCTCGTCGGTCAAATCAACAGTATTCAGAGTGAAATTTTGTTTTGGGGAATGGAGCCAGCTGTTGTGGTGAACGATCTGCTCCAAGGCTGTGGGAAGCAGAGTTCGTTTTCCTCTCTAGCTCTGACGGCCCGCAAGGCTGAAGGTGGAAGCCTCTTTCATGTCTGAACTGCAGGGGCTCCGGCCAGGCAAGCCACTAGACCGATCGATCAGGCACGCCAAATGTTCAGTGGTCCATACCAATCTTGGATACCGTCTGCTTCAAAAAAATCTACCGTAGCAGTAGCAGCCAGGCGTGCGAAGCCACCATCCTCAAAGGCGACGCCGCGACGGTGACCCGGCCGCGTCCTGCTCGGCGCCAGCCGCTAGCGGACGGTACATGTTGGATGCAGACGTCACTTGAATCTTATAAGATCAACAAGAAGTATTTGATGGCATACAAAAAACAAAGAAATTATAAAAAGAGCTTGAAGTGGATGTTAGATTTCCTATGAAACATAGTATGAAAAATTCCATAGAAAATTCAACGGGAtccaatcctacgaatcaaaggaCCAATACATATTTTTTAAGGATTTCAATCCTTCATAAATCCTGTAGAATTCCTTTGAATGGCCCTGAATCACGTCCGAAACTCCTAAATCATGGCATATGGTGGCCCATGCGGCTCGAGATTCAACAGTCATTTGTCTGTTCCATAACGCATCACATGCATGGACCTTGGCGAGTAGCAAAAGAGAGAAACACGAACGGGACACCTTGTGTGCAAGTTCCTGTTATTATTTCAGGGGTGGTGGTATGTACATCCATCCATGCATCGATACGGCCGCAACACGCAACAACAACACAACAAGTTGAGCACCACGATCCCAAGAGCAAAATGCCAAACTGCAAAAGACCACGGAAATTCATTCCAAAACCCGCATTTCTAGGCCAGTCACCGGTCACGACCACCCTACCCCCTACCCCGATGGGCGCGGCTCGAGACGGCTCGAGATCACCTATCGACGGCGACCGGGCGCCGTCACTGACAGCGGGGACCACCATGCGCTTGTATCACCACCCATCTTCCCGCCTCTGCCACGGCTAACTTACCGGCAGTCGGGCCCAGTGCTCGGTCTCGTGGCTCTCGTGCTTCTTCTCCTCATCCCCCGCCCGCTCGCCGGAGAaggcctccgccgccgccgctgccagcGCCTCCTCTCCCCACGTGGCGGCTCTCCTCCCGGACTTGAACTTCCGCATTGCCGCGACGCtcgcctccttctcctcctcgtcgtATTCGCTCTCCTCCAGCGCCATCTTcttgcccgcgccgccgccgacgcctcggGAGGCGCAGCCGCCGCCGCACCGGAACACGGCCGCCACCCCGCGCCACCACCTGCGctggcgccgccgcccgcacctctCCCGGTCGGACAGCACCTTCCCAATGCAGGACACCTTGGGCGACCGTGGCTCCTCGCCGGTGCCGCCAGAGCGCTTGTCGGGCAAGATCCGGCCCTGCGACGGCTGGCGCCGGGTGAAGGCCGGCCGGATCCTGGCCGGGAGGCCGAAGAAGGTGGCGGTGGCCGCGGCAGGGCCGCCCGCGACGCGCGCGGAGTTGGAGCGCGCCTTGAGCGGGACGGGGTTgcaggcgccgcccgccgccgccgacgacttGGGGTTGGTGCTGCCCTTGGTGGAGTCGTCCCGCTCGTATATCGGGTTCAGCTCCGAGAAGGCCGCGTCGTCGCCGATGCGGATGGTTATCGACTCCGGCGGGAAGTCGtggtccggcggcggcggcacgcgcCGCGGGGGCGAGGCGTCCCCGCTGTCCCCGCCCGCGATGACCGTCTCGCACGACACCTTCCTGTCCccggcgcccgcgcccgcgccgccgcacaCCAGGCTCTCCAGGTCGACCTGCGGCATCGCCCACCGCCACCAGCCGCGCACGTACGCACCTCGCCGCCCCGTGAACACGGCGAGCGCCCGGCAGGGAGAGGGACAGGAGGCTGGCTGGTATCTAGGAGCAGGGAGAGGGATAAGCGGACGCCACCACACGCTGCTTCCCTTAAAAATTCGGAGGTGGGCGGGGCAGGGGGAGGGGCGAGGCCCAGAGCGGATGCACCAGAGGCTGTCGAACAGTGGCGCCACCTCTGAAACGAAACGAACTCCAATAACGGATCTCGACTATTTGTCTCCCCAAAACAGCGTTATTTACTGAGTAACAACCAAGTAGAGTACTGATGAGATTTTAAAAGATACTCCATCAGAAGCATATTAACAGTGCATCAGACGATCGCTGTAAAATCTCCTACGATTTGGCTAATGAATTAAGTATTGCAGTTGTGCAGCGAATAGTTTTATTTATCAGGACGCAGGCATGAGTGAGGCACAGCGATTTGGCGCCGATCTGGAGGGGAGACCTCCGACAGAGCCCATTTTCTCCCGTGGCCCTCCCAATTAACAAGCTTATAGTCTTTTCGTTTCCGAGTGGAAAGGCCACTGATCCGCCTCAGGCCGATCTGTCTTCTAGTTAAGCCGCGCTGCAGCAGTGCCCACCAGCGTGATCAACACCACGCCGGTGCTTCAAATTTCGAAAAATTAAAGAACGGTTGGGCCTGCAGATTCAGCCTGTCCTCAACTGTTTTTCAGTTAAAAATCAGTTCAGCACCACCTCTTACTAACAATGTCAAACACATAGTGCAGTACATGGGACCAGTTATACTCCTGCACTAGACAGATAGGTTGCGAACTTCTCCTAAAACAACCAACATTATCTTTCCCTTTTTACCGAGATCAAAAGTACGATTTGAGGGGGTAAATCTGCGGGGAATGAGGTCATGAACAGAAATGAGATGGGGCTGGGCAGACGCTCAGTAAATAAACGGAATCAAGGGCAGCTCTTGGCGCAAGGTGCTGCTGACCGGCGATCACATGGCCGTGTCGGAGAAGGCATCAGGCAGGCAGGGCACCTACCCGATCTGTACTATTCTGTTGCCATTGCTGCAGATTGAGCACCAGATTGAGAGCGTGGCTTAGCTCCTAAACATGCTGATTTTGCTCCTTCAGCTAGCGGCCTAGCCCTAGTAGGTTAGCTCGAAAGGGGCTAATGACAGATGTAACACGTCACCTTGTCAATCCTACCAAGACAAGACAATGATAGGAAAAAGATATCTGAATGACCCTATGCAGCTAGCAATCAGCTGCTGGTTGCTAATCAGACAAAGATTTTTCGAAAAAGAAGCAGACAGTGATTCATATCAGTAGTGCGCAGAAAAGAAAATGCAGACAGTGATTTTTCGAAAATGATTTATGTAGAAGAAACCGAGCTGCATACTCAATCCATAGTCAAACATTGGTCAACAGCCCCCACAGGCTCACAAGATCCCATGGGATCCAAATTATTGCACTCCCAGTCCCATCAAGAGATACACGTCGGCGAACAGCGACGAATGGGACGAGGAACAAAATTAAGATCAAGTACCAGATATGATAAAGTAAGGGAATGGAAAACCACATGACTGGGGAGGCGCAAGGGCATATCCTTGCAACTTGTTCTTGAAAAAGATGCATTGATCTTCATTCTAAACAGCTCCGGCCTTGGGAAACACAGCCCCACAGGCTGCCATGGGGCCTGAATTATTGTACTCCCATCGCTGATTCGCATTATATCAAAACAGCGACGAATAGGACGAGGAACAAAATTAGAATCAAGCAATAGATAGTATTAGATGTAAATGAATTGAAGAAGAATCCAGGCCAAATGGGCCACCGATGCAATCAATTTGTTGTGCCCACAAACACTTCCTGGATGCTTGCAGGTTAATATGGGCACAACCAAGGTAGTATCACATCAAACATTTGTAAGATGGAACATCAAGGTACACCTTTGTACGGCCGGAAATAAAGGTGccccctccgttccaaaatacttgTTGTGGTTTCGGTTCAAAGTTGAACTAAAACCACAAACAagtattttggaacagagggagtacacctttgtagtatagtactccctctgttcggaTACATATGACGTATTTTGATTTGTTAAGACAAGGTTTTGACCAACAGTTACTACACTAGTAATCCCTATTACGTTCCTTTTTATTAGGTGTATTTTTTTAGATAAATTCTAAATTATTAGGCGTATTTCCTTTTTACCCAAGTAGATGCCAGTTCTACCCTCCTTGAATTAGAAAGATTTTAAATTGGTAATTACTCCTCTAATCAATGATGTAACCAGGATCACCAGTCCAAAATTATCCTCAAATCAGTTCTTGGTCACAATGCACGAAAAAATAGAACTAAAAAAGGAACGATATACGACACAAAAATCAATGTCTTTAGATTCATATTCAAAACTACCAATGTACGATTGCGGTTTTGTAACACATGGGTCGCATATTAATGGAGCAAATGTTGGTCAAAGTTTGTCTTAAGTAACTAACTAAAAATGAAAATACGCCCTTTAAATCCATACTGGCAGCGTTGATTATAAAGCATGCCAAAGCAAATTACAGGAATAGTGAATTTTTCTACTGTACGCACAAATTAAATCTTTCAAGCATCAGTGAAATATGTGACAACGAACAATACATGTGTCAAAACTTTAGTACGTGCATTTTCAACATTGATAGTCTACAAATGAAGCTTGGATGAGTAAGTTCATTGGTAAAAATAAAACCTGACAGAGCTAAAACATGGAGGAACTGTTGATCATGACATATACACATAATACTTTGATGTTTCCGGTCGAAATATTCACAAAAATCTCAACAGCCAAGGTTCAGATTTTAGACAGCACTCTTTAGTGGCTAAGAGGGACTTTGGGGGAAACTAGCAATTAATTGGTTTCAGCTATTCAACACAAGATAATTGCATAGATAAGCAAAAATAGTTCACTATAACAGATCAGGAATTTTGGGAGGAACAATGCTACTGAAATAAGGTAAGGGATGTTTGATAATGGACTGTTTCCCGCATAAAAATGTCGCTGGAGTGAACTCTTTGATGAGCACATTAAAATTCCTACCACCATCATTTAGGATAAAAAGACAATTTTATGAAAGCTACAGATATCAGCAGATAACAATAATGTtaaggccactgctagcatgctGGTTGAGCCTTCTGTTTCAGAGGACCATGCTATGTTCTCTTCCAAATCCAATTCAGCAGCTATACTACCCCAACAGTGCGTAATACAGCATGTTCGTTCAGACTTCTCTATCAAATTCTCACAACAGTGCACATACCATACTACCCCAACGGTGATAGTTCAACAGATTTCCATAGGGTTGAAATATTAGTATTATCAAGAACTATACCACGAGTACATGAACTAAACCAATGAAACATTGTATCTGTTTAGACCAGCAGTGAGAAACGCAACAAATACGATGTGGAATGGCTAGAAAAAAGGTCACGGTGACAAAATTCCCTAGCGGGAAGGGTAAACATACATTAATAACAACAATTAAAACCTTCTCCAGAATGGTCTCCAGTATGAACACAGAATTCTGCCTTCCAACTTTTTTGGGGGCGAGATCCCACCATTTCTTTAGGTCCAGGATCACAGAGTAAACAGAGGCAAGGAATGCCTCGATCTCGAACGATGCAGGGATTGTTCTGTAACTTGTAACATTTCAAGTCAAGAAGTTGCCTAAGGGGCCTTACTCTTCACGGCGCGGAGGCGGGCTTGCCCGGCCcagtcggcggcggcggcaggggaggagATGGGGTAGGAGGAGTGGAAGCGGCCTGCGACTCCTCGGCCGCGGCGAGCTGGCGGAGGCGGGCCTGGAGGGCGCGGACGCGGTCCTCGGTGCGGCGGAGCTTGCACCATCGCCAGGTGATGTACGCGCCGAGGCCGCCGTAGACGAGGATGTAGGAGCCCCACACGTACGGGTACGTCTCCGCGTGCTCTTTCGTGCTCCTCCATTGCTCCCGCACCTTCGCGATCAAGCTGCCTCCAGCCCCCGCCGCGtccaccggcggcggcggcggcgcgtcctCGCCATCCCCGGGAGTCGCCATTGGTGGTGCGCTACTTCTTCGCCTTGTTCTTAGGGCAACTGGGAATGGCCGAATTGGTCGGGTAATTTGGCCCAGGCTAGAATGGACCCTGTCTTTTGTCTCGCTTTGCATATACGTGGGCTGGCCTACATCATGGGCTGAAACTTCTTGCGGAAAATACTGCATCCATGATATTCTCAGAATATATTAAGAAAAACTAGcaaatatgcccgtgcgttgccacgggttAATTTAATTTATTTATTTCAAACATGGATAATTTAGTCGAAGAACAATCTTTAGTTCAATTAGAGCATTTATAATTTTCGTTGTCCGAACCATGGGGCAAAGATGTAAAGAACGATACTCATTTCGTCCGGTGGTGCCTCCTTCAACTCCTCAGTGCCCTAGGGTTGAAGATTAGTTGTGCATGGAAGAGTTTTTGAGTGGGAGAAAAAAATGGTGGAAGGAGGGTTGCTGTTGGAGAGGAAGGGGCGCATGTAGGACTTCAGCTGAATGCCTATTTTCTTGACTTTGAAGTAAAATTTTCGAGAGTTTAATTACTAATTCAAAGAATTTTCATATATTATTTAAAGTGAGAGCATTGCCGACTTAACTATGACGATGTACATTGGGCCGCCGATGCCTATCGACAAATCATACGATACCAGGACATTAACCATCATACTCACAATAAAAATGTTGTGCATGTAGCACCTGCATTGAGTTACCGACATGAGATAGTAAAAATGTTGTATACTTCGCTGGTTGTCCATGCATATATGCTCATGTTGTGTATGTGCTAACCATTAAGTCTTTGCCGTATAGATTTACTGACTTCCTCTTCTGTTGGGATATATGCAGGGTTAACCATCGCAATTGAATCTTTGCATGGTGTGTTGCGCTTCAACTCACGGTTAGCTGCAATTTGCTTTATCCTAGCTTTTTTTTGTTCTGGCTGCATATTTGCATATTTCTGTCTTTGTCATGCATATTTTTTTTTTGCCTTTTGTGTTGGCTCCATATTTGCATATTTCTTCCTCCCATGTGTGCATTTTTTCCGCAAATGAGTTGAAtctttattttttttgctttgcTGATAGGCTTCACGACGCTTTTTTAGTTTATCCCGTTTGTCTTCGTTGGTCATCCTTGCATACCGCTCTCTGTCTTTTCTCCTTCTTTGTTCCCTGGCATCCATCACCGGAGATCGCGACCCCAATTGCTTGTCTGCATGAGACTTTTTTATATTATATAAATATGTTATTCATTAAAAAACAGATTAGATTTTGCATCATAAATAGAACATAGGAGCTGCTCCTACTTATAAGTTACATTAAGTACGCTGGACATTAGCATGAGAATATATATGTTTATATATTGTCGTGTTATTCCTAGATCcaatttagaaaaataggaaaatgaTATTGAAGTAAGAGCACTGATATACAGATGACATTTTTTGTCTAACTTCAATACGACAATGTAGACCAGACGTCTATAAATAATGAGAAAACATATCACACTGGCACATTAATCATCCTAATGAGTTACTAACATCGGACAATAAAAATACAACAATGTAGATCAGACGTCTATAAATGGTGACAAGCCTAATGTGTTACTAACATCGGACAATAAAAATATCGTACAAGCAatacttttgttgaagttattTTACCTGGACACAGTTGTTCCTCCATACCTCCAGCACGTCCATCTTCAGAGACGTGAAGCATGGCATCTTCTTTCTTGTCCGGAACAACAACTTTACTGAGATCTGACTCTATGGCCAGGACTTCTACTAAATGTTTTTTGGTGTCGATGATTTATTATGCAAACACGTATATAGGCGAGATCAACAGTGCCAAAAAAAAATTGTTCTGTATTTTACGTTCGTGTGCAAGTATTTCACAGGACGTCTAGATAACGCTTCCCTTGTGTGCACGGTAAGTTATGTATATATATAAGTCCAACATTGTGTAATCCTAACGGATGGAGTCCGTCACGGACACAAACACAAACATCAAACCCCATAAGGTTTTTTTTGCTTGACACTTTATTTTTGAACACTTTCCATCGGCAATTCTCCTCTATTTTTTTTCCTTCTCATTTAATTGATCAGGGGCGGCGCATACAGCAACGTTAATCAACGTGCATATTTCTCCTTAAATTATGCAGGAAGTATTCTGGTTCTCTGTCCTTTTTAAATTGCTTAGGATCCCGATTTCCTTCCTTAGTTCTTCTTTATCAAGACGTGTCCTTCTCAAATTAGATTATAGAATTTAGAATTTATCTCTTAGGATTCCAATTTCTTTCCTATTTCCGTTTTTGTCACCTCTTTGTCCCATTTAATAGCCCATATGAGGAGATTAATTGCCTTGCTTTCCAGTTAATTAGCCCAAATGGCGCCCTATTTAGTAGCCCACATCATCATATATATAGAATTTATCTCTTAGGATTCCAATTTCTTTCCTATTTCCTTTTTTGTCACCTCTTTGTCCCATTTAATAGCCCATATCATAATAGAGGAGATTAATTGCCTCGCTTTCCAGTTAATTAGCCCAAATGCATATATATAAGTCCAACATTGTGTAATCCTAACGGATGGAGTCCGTCACGGACACAAACACAAACATCAAACCCCATAAGGTTTTTTTTGCTTGACACTTTATTTTTGAACACTTTCCATCGGCAATTCTCCTCTATTTTTTTTCCTTCTCATTTAATTGATCAGGGGCGGCGCATACAGCAACGTTAATCAACGTGCATATTTCTCCTTAAATTATGCAGGAAGTATTCTGGTTCTCTGTCCTTTTTAAATTGCTTAGGATCCCGATTTCCTTCCTTAGTTCTTCTTTATCAAGACGTGTCCTTCTCAAATTAGATTATAGAATTTAGAATTTATCTCTTAGGATTCCAATTTCTTTCCTATTTCCGTTTTTGTCACCTCTTTGTCCCATTTAATAGCCCATATGAGGAGATTAATTGCCTTGCTTTCCAGTTAATTAGCCCAAATGGCGCCCTATTTAGTAGCCCACATCATCATATATATAGAATTTATCTCTTAGGATTCCAATTTCTTTCCTATTTCCTTTTTTGTCACCTCTTTGTCCCATTTAATAGCCCATATCATAATAGAGGAGATTAATTGCCTCGCTTTCCAGTTAATTAGCCCAAATGGCGCCCCATTTAGTAGCCCACATCACATAGGAAGATTAATTGCCTCGCTTCCCTGGTAATTAGCGTCCTTTTCTGTCCTTTATTTTCTGTAATGATCTTCGAGATGGTTTCCTGATAACCAAGAAACACAAAAACATATATAAATTGAGTCGATTGAATGTG
The Aegilops tauschii subsp. strangulata cultivar AL8/78 chromosome 3, Aet v6.0, whole genome shotgun sequence genome window above contains:
- the LOC109756362 gene encoding uncharacterized protein; its protein translation is MPQVDLESLVCGGAGAGAGDRKVSCETVIAGGDSGDASPPRRVPPPPDHDFPPESITIRIGDDAAFSELNPIYERDDSTKGSTNPKSSAAAGGACNPVPLKARSNSARVAGGPAAATATFFGLPARIRPAFTRRQPSQGRILPDKRSGGTGEEPRSPKVSCIGKVLSDRERCGRRRQRRWWRGVAAVFRCGGGCASRGVGGGAGKKMALEESEYDEEEKEASVAAMRKFKSGRRAATWGEEALAAAAAEAFSGERAGDEEKKHESHETEHWARLPVS
- the LOC109756391 gene encoding uncharacterized protein; translation: MATPGDGEDAPPPPPVDAAGAGGSLIAKVREQWRSTKEHAETYPYVWGSYILVYGGLGAYITWRWCKLRRTEDRVRALQARLRQLAAAEESQAASTPPTPSPPLPPPPTGPGKPASAP